TATTTGTCCCGAACCGTAAATACTTATATCGGTGCATGTACTTTGATCACAATTTTGCTGATTTTTAAGTTGAACCGTGATAACCGTTGGCGAGGCAGACAAAGAATAACTGTTGTTTAGGTAAACCTTTGGGTCAGGAGGTTCAAAAAAAACATCAAGGAAAGCGGACCTAATTTCCATATTAGAATTAATTAGCTTTTTTGTCTCTACAACCATGTCGCCCGCCTGATAATTACGCGTGATAACCGAAGAACACAGCCCGGAAACCGGCACCACCTTGGCGTAAATAGAATAAGAGTTTTGGTCCAAATAATGAACACCATAGCCACACGTTAAGTTACCCTGAAAACGGCTACCCGATAAAGCCATGGATTGCGCCCTTCTGATGTCTGACAAAATTACAGAAGCCGTTTGGTCGCGCGCCGTTTCACTCTCCGGAGAAACACCAAAATTAAAAATTAAAACCACTGAAAAAGTGGCAATAATGGCAGAAATAACGAGAAGTTCAATTATAGTAAAACCTCTATTATTCATAATCCACTTCAATAAAATCGCCCGCTTTAATTCTTATCTTGTTTATATCCGACGTCTTGACCGGCTTACCATTCAAGTAAAAATGCCAGTCGTGATTTCCGAATTTAACCGCATCGCCTATTTTGGCCAAAACTACTGAGTTGTCTTCTCGCATTGAATATTTTAACTCAAAATTGTCTCCTAAAAAAGATGAATAAAGAGCTTCAAGAACGGTCATGTCGGTTACAACAGGCCCCTCAAACTTTCTGCTTTGACCATCGGGGAAGTTTATGCTCAACTGCGCGTTCATGGCGTTACGTGACAAGTCTACTTTAAAATAAAAAAGTGCCGCGCCCAAAACCAAAACAACCGCTATCCACGTCAAATGTTTTTTTGATAACTCGCTTTTCATCTTAAAATAAACGACACTGAAAAGAAAATGGGTTTAATTTTTTCCAATATTACCCGACCAAAGAAAAAATAAACAGTTGCCGAAAAACCAATAAATGCCCCGAATGGTAGTTTGGTCTTCAGGTTAGCACGACGTCCTATTAACAAAATCAAACCAACAACTGACCCAACCGCCACAGCACCGTAAAAAATAATTAATCCGCCCCAAAAACCAAAAATTAATCCGATCAGACCTGCAAATTTAGCATCACCCAGTCCAAGCCAAACCCCCTTTGACAAAAACCAAACAAAAAAGAGAATTGAGAATAAAACAATCGCGCCTAAAAAATTATTAAAAGAAAAAACATTAAAAACGCGGCCAACTGAAAAATATTCTAAAATTCCATAAGCAAGGATGCCGGTCAGCATCACCAACATAACGGAATCCGGCAAAATAAAATTTTTAAGGTCAATGAGGGCGAGTGCAAACAATGCTTCCAGAATAAAAATCGCGAACAGCCAATCAACAACCCCAACCTGGCCTAAAAAACGAAGGGCTAGCACAAAAATCACTCCGGAATACAATTCTACCGCCGGGTATAGCCAGGAAATACGTTGTCGGCATTGCCGACAACGCGCTTTCAAAACAAAAAAACTAAAGACCGGAATTAGATCATACCACGATAGTTTTTTACGGCAGTTTGGACAAGCAGACCGTCCCCAAAAAATTCCTTGCCCGCGAGGAATTCTGTAAATAACAACATTAACAAAACTACCCACCATCAAACCGAGAAAAAATCCCATTAGAGGTAGCGGCAGTAACACATAAGTAAAACCTGCATTCACCATTTATTTCTGCTAAACATTAATTTTGATTTATAAACACGCTGAGCTACCTCTAATGGGATAAAAATATAAACAAACCACAACAAAACGTATTAAGGGGTTAGTATTAAGTATTAGGGGTAATTTTTAATTTCTGGTCTTACCATAATACTTAATACTGCATGCTGAACCCCACCCAGAAATTATGGCTGGCCGGAATCGTAGATACAGTCACTCGCTGCGGTGTCGGTGCAAGCCTCTGTTCCTCCAGTCATAGCAGCACCGGACCATCCGGTTGAGTTGATATCGGTATCGTTATTAAGGGCATTAGTGTTTTTCTGTTCTAATTCCGCCCAAATCTGCATGCTTCTGGGAGTAGCAGCCGGATTCCACGCATAACCGTAACAGTTAAAAATACTTGAGACCGTACCAGCATAGGTGTCGGTGCAACCAGCCGCTATCGGATCATGTGGAATATTCACCAAGTATGTCGGTTTTAAACCTGTCATAACGTTGGTAGCCAAATAAGAACCGTTATCATCATAATAAAGTTCCAGGGCTGAACGAACCTGGTTTACGTCAGCAATACGCTTGGCATCTCTCGCTTTGGCTCTAGCTACGCCCAATTGCAACAATAGTAATGTTGCCAAAATTGAAATTATGGCAATAACAACCAAGAGTTCGACCAAGGTAAAACCCTTCGATTGGCTCAGGGCAAGTCCGTGAGAGCGATTCTTGCGTCCGCTTCCACCCGTGGGCCACTTTAGACCCAAAACACTTAAAAATATCGACACTTTTTGACTAGTTTCTAGTTTTATAAATTCTAGTTTCTAGTTTCTAAACAATTAAAAACTGGCAACCAGATAAAAACTAAAACCACGTTTAATTACTAAAATTATAATTTTTAAACGAGTTTAAATCAACTTAAGTTATACACACCCTGCAATAATAAAAAAGTGTTAAGTATCAAGTATTATGGGAAAGTCACGAATTCATAATTCCCTTTAATACTTAATACTAGCCCCTTAATACCGCCTTACCCGGCCCCGACTAAACTGTATATGGGCAACAGAACGGCTGACACCAAAAGGCCAACACCAATACCCAGAACTAAGATTAAAACCGGTTCAATAAGTTGGGAGAGGTTTTGAATGCTGTTTTCCGATTCGGTTTTATAAAAGTTAAATATGTTTTCAAGCACAAAATCTGTCTTTCCGGTTTTTTCTCCGATAATCAACATGGAACTTACCAAGGGGGGTATTTCGCTGTATTTTTCAAAAACTTGTGAAATGGTACCGCCACCCCTAACGTTTTCTTTGGCTTGTAGCAAGATTCCCCTGTATACGTCATTGCCCACAACGTCGGCGGTAATACCTATTCCATCAAGGATCGGCACATCGGATTTTATCAGTGTTGCAAGCGTCTCGGCAATACGCGCCAAATAAAAATTTCTTGTTATCTCGCCAAATCGCGGCATTTTTATTTTAAAGTTATCAAAACGCTCACGTCCACGCGGAGTTTTGACGTAATAAACCAACATTGCAAACCCGCCCACCATCAAGGTCACCAGTAAAAAAAGATACTTATTTATAAAACCGGTCACGGCCATCAAAACCCTTGTGGTAACGGGAATATCCGTAATACCGGCGTCATTTATAACTGAAAGCAATTGCGGCAAAACTGTCGTCATTAAAAGCATCGTCACGATTACCATCGCAGAAAGAACAAACGCCGGATAAGCAAGCGCTCCTTTGATTTTTGAATTTAGCGAAGCACTCCTTTCTAAATATTCTGCAAGATAAGTCAACGTAGTCTGAAGTTTACCAGTTGCCTCGCCGGCTCTTACCAAACTAATGTAAAAACGATTAAAAACCTTGCTATGCTCGGCCAAAGCAACTGAAAGGGGCGCGCCTCCTTCAATTGATGACACAACGGTTGAAACAATTTTTTTAAATGACCCTTTTTCAACTTGCCTAGAAAGAATGTGCAAACCCTCCACCAACGGCACATCCGCTTCAATCAATGTTGCCATTTGTCTGGTAAACAAAACTACGTCTTTGTGGGAGGGTCTGCTAAACATCGTCGTTATGTCGCGCGACAACAAACCCTTGCGGGTTTTCTCTAAACTCAAAATCGCCAGGTTCTTCTGGTGTAAAATATTTACTGCTTGATCTTCAGAGGGAGCTTCAATTTTGCCTGTAGTCAACTCCCCCGCTTGAGTTTTAGCCTGATATAAAAACTCCAAAAAGTATTAAGGGGTTAGTATTAAGTATAAAGTTAATTTGGGGTTTATCTTTTTACCATAATACATAATACTGATCCCTATTTTAGGAGAGTTCTCAATTCTGCTGGGTGTAATGAATAAAACTCCGCTTGTTCGTAAGAAATCTCGCCGCGCCGCACCAAGTCAGCCAAAGAACGATTTAAAGATACCATGCCAACATCGGAACCGGTATCTATCATCAA
This sequence is a window from Candidatus Yanofskybacteria bacterium. Protein-coding genes within it:
- a CDS encoding type II secretion system protein, which codes for MNNRGFTIIELLVISAIIATFSVVLIFNFGVSPESETARDQTASVILSDIRRAQSMALSGSRFQGNLTCGYGVHYLDQNSYSIYAKVVPVSGLCSSVITRNYQAGDMVVETKKLINSNMEIRSAFLDVFFEPPDPKVYLNNSYSLSASPTVITVQLKNQQNCDQSTCTDISIYGSGQIDSE
- a CDS encoding prepilin peptidase; translation: MVNAGFTYVLLPLPLMGFFLGLMVGSFVNVVIYRIPRGQGIFWGRSACPNCRKKLSWYDLIPVFSFFVLKARCRQCRQRISWLYPAVELYSGVIFVLALRFLGQVGVVDWLFAIFILEALFALALIDLKNFILPDSVMLVMLTGILAYGILEYFSVGRVFNVFSFNNFLGAIVLFSILFFVWFLSKGVWLGLGDAKFAGLIGLIFGFWGGLIIFYGAVAVGSVVGLILLIGRRANLKTKLPFGAFIGFSATVYFFFGRVILEKIKPIFFSVSFILR
- a CDS encoding type II secretion system protein gives rise to the protein MSQSKGFTLVELLVVIAIISILATLLLLQLGVARAKARDAKRIADVNQVRSALELYYDDNGSYLATNVMTGLKPTYLVNIPHDPIAAGCTDTYAGTVSSIFNCYGYAWNPAATPRSMQIWAELEQKNTNALNNDTDINSTGWSGAAMTGGTEACTDTAASDCIYDSGQP
- a CDS encoding type II secretion system F family protein, with the translated sequence MTTGKIEAPSEDQAVNILHQKNLAILSLEKTRKGLLSRDITTMFSRPSHKDVVLFTRQMATLIEADVPLVEGLHILSRQVEKGSFKKIVSTVVSSIEGGAPLSVALAEHSKVFNRFYISLVRAGEATGKLQTTLTYLAEYLERSASLNSKIKGALAYPAFVLSAMVIVTMLLMTTVLPQLLSVINDAGITDIPVTTRVLMAVTGFINKYLFLLVTLMVGGFAMLVYYVKTPRGRERFDNFKIKMPRFGEITRNFYLARIAETLATLIKSDVPILDGIGITADVVGNDVYRGILLQAKENVRGGGTISQVFEKYSEIPPLVSSMLIIGEKTGKTDFVLENIFNFYKTESENSIQNLSQLIEPVLILVLGIGVGLLVSAVLLPIYSLVGAG